In Micrococcales bacterium, the following proteins share a genomic window:
- the pstC gene encoding phosphate ABC transporter permease subunit PstC, whose protein sequence is MSTTNSTVPGGPKFSLQRSSPRYGERVIKAFLIASAAVSVATTVGIVWALFVPAFQFFQTVPVTDFLFGTQWSPLFADPEFGVLPLVSGTLVITGIACLVALPIGLLTAMYLSEYAADRTRRTLKPILEVLAGIPTVIFGFFALEFVSGILLKSIWPQTEVFNALSAGLVMGVMIIPTVASLSEDAMSAVPRALREGAYALGSSKRQVTLRVVVPAALSGIVAAFVLGVSRAIGETMIVAVAAGLQPNLSLNVFEGMQTMTSSIAAAGSGDQPTGSIGYQTIFAVGALLFLMTLVMNLFSIRMVRKYREVYE, encoded by the coding sequence CTGTCCACCACCAACTCGACCGTGCCAGGGGGACCCAAGTTCTCCCTGCAACGGTCAAGTCCGCGCTACGGCGAGCGGGTGATCAAGGCGTTCCTGATCGCCTCTGCCGCCGTTTCCGTCGCCACGACCGTCGGCATCGTCTGGGCGCTGTTCGTCCCGGCGTTCCAGTTCTTCCAGACCGTGCCGGTGACCGACTTCCTGTTCGGCACGCAGTGGTCGCCGTTGTTCGCGGATCCCGAGTTCGGGGTCCTGCCGCTGGTGTCCGGGACCCTGGTCATCACCGGGATCGCCTGTCTGGTGGCCCTACCCATCGGTCTGCTGACCGCCATGTACCTGTCCGAGTACGCGGCCGACAGGACGCGCCGGACACTCAAGCCGATCCTGGAAGTGCTTGCCGGCATTCCCACGGTGATCTTCGGGTTCTTCGCCCTGGAGTTCGTGTCGGGGATCCTCCTGAAGAGCATCTGGCCGCAGACCGAGGTCTTCAACGCGCTGTCCGCGGGACTGGTCATGGGTGTGATGATCATCCCCACGGTCGCGTCGCTGTCCGAGGACGCGATGTCCGCCGTGCCGCGCGCACTGCGCGAGGGCGCCTACGCCCTGGGATCCAGCAAGCGTCAGGTCACGCTGCGGGTCGTGGTGCCTGCTGCACTGTCGGGGATCGTCGCCGCGTTCGTGCTGGGGGTGTCGCGTGCAATCGGTGAGACCATGATCGTCGCGGTCGCCGCCGGCCTGCAGCCGAACCTCAGTCTCAACGTCTTCGAGGGCATGCAGACGATGACCTCGTCCATCGCCGCCGCCGGTTCCGGCGACCAGCCCACCGGGTCGATCGGCTATCAGACGATCTTCGCCGTGGGTGCCCTGCTGTTCCTCATGACCCTGGTCATGAACCTCTTCAGCATCCGAATGGTGCGCAAATACCGCGAGGTGTACGAATGA
- a CDS encoding PstS family phosphate ABC transporter substrate-binding protein: MKVAGVVCAGALTLAACGGSNNSSTESTPAEGGNTSGSVRVDGSSTVAPLTSAAAELFKETNSDINVTVGTSGTGGGFEKFCRGETDMNDASREIEDDEAANCKDAGVDFQEMVVANDALTVVVNPANDFVQCLTVEQLNRIWEPKSEVNNWNQVDPSFPDEEIKLFGPGTDSGTFDYFTDAINGEEGASRTDYTPSEDDNVIVTGVSGSTGGMGYFGYTYYEENQDKVKAVQIDNGDGCVTPSPETVQDGSYAPLGRPLFIYPSVQALGSNPAFASFLQYYVENDAQIAEQALFIPLNDEQAAELQSAYADAKSAAGLS, from the coding sequence ATCAAGGTCGCCGGCGTGGTGTGCGCTGGCGCCCTCACGCTCGCCGCATGTGGCGGCAGCAACAACTCGTCGACGGAGTCGACACCCGCCGAGGGGGGCAACACCTCCGGTTCGGTGCGCGTCGACGGGAGCTCAACGGTCGCGCCGCTGACGTCGGCAGCCGCGGAGCTGTTCAAGGAGACGAACTCCGACATCAACGTGACGGTGGGCACCTCGGGCACTGGCGGTGGCTTCGAGAAGTTCTGCCGCGGCGAGACGGACATGAACGACGCCTCTCGTGAGATCGAGGACGACGAGGCCGCCAACTGCAAGGACGCGGGCGTCGACTTCCAGGAGATGGTGGTCGCCAACGACGCGCTCACCGTGGTGGTCAACCCGGCCAACGACTTCGTCCAGTGCCTGACCGTCGAGCAGCTCAATAGGATCTGGGAGCCCAAGAGCGAGGTCAACAACTGGAACCAGGTCGACCCGAGCTTCCCCGATGAGGAGATCAAGCTCTTCGGTCCGGGTACCGACTCCGGCACGTTCGACTACTTCACCGATGCCATTAACGGTGAGGAGGGTGCCAGCCGGACCGACTACACCCCCTCGGAGGACGACAACGTCATCGTGACCGGTGTCTCCGGCTCGACCGGCGGCATGGGGTACTTCGGGTACACCTACTACGAGGAGAACCAGGACAAGGTCAAGGCGGTGCAGATCGACAACGGCGACGGCTGCGTGACCCCGAGCCCGGAGACGGTGCAGGACGGTTCCTACGCCCCGCTGGGCCGGCCGCTGTTCATCTACCCGTCGGTCCAGGCCCTGGGCTCCAACCCCGCGTTCGCATCGTTCCTTCAGTACTACGTGGAGAACGACGCGCAGATCGCGGAGCAGGCGCTGTTCATCCCGCTGAACGACGAGCAGGCTGCGGAGCTGCAGAGCGCGTACGCGGACGCCAAGTCGGCTGCGGGTCTGTCCTAG
- a CDS encoding DMT family transporter: protein MNKRLGFGAMIASATGMGLVGFLSRGAVPTHVVDGETVKYVLGDFLATGRMLTGALGFLLIIYFTHKWTALRTTRVSFSVVAGGLAIGMSLALYVSATLMTTIANAVFLIYTGPLFSAILAWIFLKEKISLRNGLFLALVFGGMLLTIGLVTYTPEAGLSVGLQLGTDPDFPMKAVGDLFALGSGVFYGLALFFYRYRGDMESGVRGFWNFVFGAIGALMVMVLRYNFLDDSTPSVMTRNNWMWAAALFLVCGFFAIGFLVVAGKHLSAVELSVVAYWETVVALFIGYFIFGETMTVLAMIGGAMIVIGGIGPIAFMVRERKNPSEDPAAADAAPATVGS from the coding sequence ATGAACAAGCGCCTCGGTTTCGGCGCGATGATCGCTTCCGCAACCGGGATGGGCCTCGTCGGCTTCCTCTCGCGCGGGGCCGTTCCCACCCACGTCGTCGACGGCGAGACCGTCAAGTACGTGCTGGGCGACTTCCTGGCCACCGGCCGTATGCTGACCGGCGCACTGGGATTCCTCCTCATCATCTACTTCACCCACAAGTGGACGGCACTGCGCACCACGCGCGTGTCGTTCTCCGTCGTCGCGGGCGGCCTGGCCATCGGCATGTCCCTGGCCCTTTACGTCTCGGCGACACTCATGACCACCATCGCCAACGCCGTGTTCCTCATCTACACCGGACCACTGTTCTCGGCGATCCTGGCCTGGATCTTCCTGAAGGAGAAGATCTCGCTGCGGAACGGGCTGTTCCTCGCGCTGGTCTTCGGCGGGATGCTGCTCACGATCGGACTGGTCACCTACACCCCGGAGGCGGGGCTCAGCGTCGGTCTGCAACTGGGTACCGACCCCGATTTCCCGATGAAGGCTGTCGGGGACCTCTTCGCCCTCGGCTCGGGTGTCTTCTACGGTCTGGCGCTGTTCTTCTACCGCTACCGCGGTGACATGGAATCCGGCGTCCGCGGGTTCTGGAACTTCGTGTTCGGCGCGATCGGTGCGCTGATGGTGATGGTCCTGCGTTACAACTTCCTCGACGACTCGACCCCGAGTGTCATGACGAGGAACAACTGGATGTGGGCTGCAGCGCTGTTCCTGGTCTGCGGGTTCTTCGCCATCGGCTTCCTTGTGGTGGCCGGCAAGCACCTCAGTGCCGTGGAGCTGTCCGTCGTCGCCTACTGGGAGACAGTGGTCGCGCTGTTCATCGGCTACTTCATCTTCGGCGAGACCATGACCGTGCTGGCGATGATCGGCGGCGCGATGATCGTGATCGGCGGCATCGGACCGATCGCCTTCATGGTCCGCGAGCGCAAGAACCCCTCCGAGGACCCGGCCGCCGCCGATGCGGCGCCCGCAACCGTAGGGTCCTAG
- a CDS encoding hydroxymethylglutaryl-CoA lyase — translation MSAVEIVEVGPRDGLQNEAVVFDTGTKVDFIKRCVAAGVRRVEVASFVNPKRVPQMADAEAVLERLSPGAASYIGLVLNERGFHRSTATQVNEVNLVVMVTDTFSLKNQGMTTEQAIAAVAVVAPQARAAGLPVSVTLSASFGCPYEGEVAVSRLVDVASRVAAAGIDELAIADTIGVAVPRDVHRRLSAVRDAVDVPLRVHVHNTRNTGYASALAAADAGVSVLDASLGGIGGCPFAPRATGNIATEDLVYALERSGYSTGLDLDALCRASEWLGERLGRPTPGLVAKAGGFPPA, via the coding sequence ATGAGCGCGGTCGAGATCGTCGAGGTCGGTCCTCGGGACGGGTTGCAGAACGAGGCGGTGGTGTTCGACACCGGCACCAAGGTCGACTTCATCAAGCGCTGCGTGGCCGCCGGTGTCCGCCGGGTCGAGGTCGCCAGCTTCGTCAATCCGAAGCGTGTGCCGCAGATGGCCGACGCCGAGGCTGTGCTCGAGCGACTGTCGCCCGGTGCTGCCTCCTACATCGGCCTGGTGCTCAACGAACGCGGCTTCCACCGGTCGACTGCGACCCAGGTCAACGAGGTCAACCTGGTGGTCATGGTCACCGACACGTTCTCGCTGAAGAACCAGGGCATGACCACCGAGCAGGCGATTGCGGCGGTGGCGGTGGTCGCCCCGCAGGCCAGGGCGGCCGGCCTACCGGTGAGCGTCACGCTCTCGGCGTCCTTCGGCTGCCCGTACGAGGGTGAGGTGGCGGTGTCCCGGCTCGTCGACGTGGCTTCCCGGGTCGCGGCCGCCGGCATCGACGAACTGGCCATCGCGGACACCATCGGCGTCGCCGTGCCACGGGACGTGCACCGCAGGCTGTCGGCCGTGCGGGACGCGGTTGACGTGCCCCTGCGGGTCCATGTGCACAACACCCGTAACACCGGCTACGCGAGCGCACTGGCTGCGGCTGACGCGGGAGTGTCGGTGCTGGACGCGTCACTGGGCGGGATCGGCGGCTGCCCCTTCGCCCCCCGGGCCACCGGGAACATCGCCACCGAGGATCTCGTCTACGCCCTCGAGCGTTCTGGGTACTCAACGGGGTTGGATCTCGACGCCTTGTGCCGTGCCAGCGAGTGGCTCGGCGAGCGCCTGGGCAGGCCGACACCGGGCTTGGTGGCGAAGGCCGGGGGATTCCCGCCGGCCTGA
- a CDS encoding NUDIX hydrolase has translation MAKSTGPIRAAGVVLLRDGAEGPLVCVLHRPRQNDWSLPKGKLDPGENEVVAARRETIEETGSDVVLGAPLATQHYRVEARPKSVHYWVGREHPGGPGFTPNKEIDEIRWLPPEPAMAMLSYPRDGDLVREALAQPLTSPFVLLRHTEAMRRGDYRGPVDAERPLTAAGAAHAERLADVLVAFGVRKVHSSDSARCLDTVRPFAHRRHATVAHEPLLSEEGFTSSQTAAFMRVDQILADAAPVVVCTHRPVLPPVIKHVAERLGIRMPSRALAPGAALVFHRGIGVVEHIAAF, from the coding sequence ATGGCCAAGTCCACCGGGCCCATCCGGGCCGCCGGTGTCGTGCTGCTGCGCGACGGGGCGGAGGGTCCGCTGGTCTGCGTGTTGCACCGGCCGCGCCAGAACGACTGGTCGCTGCCGAAGGGCAAACTCGACCCGGGGGAGAACGAAGTGGTCGCCGCCCGGCGGGAGACCATCGAGGAGACCGGCAGCGACGTGGTGCTCGGCGCCCCCCTGGCCACCCAGCACTACCGCGTGGAGGCCCGCCCCAAGTCGGTGCACTACTGGGTCGGCCGGGAGCATCCTGGCGGCCCGGGTTTCACGCCCAACAAGGAGATCGACGAGATCCGGTGGTTGCCGCCGGAGCCGGCGATGGCCATGCTCAGCTACCCCCGCGACGGCGATCTGGTGCGGGAGGCGCTGGCACAACCGCTCACGTCACCGTTCGTCCTGCTCCGGCACACCGAGGCGATGCGGCGCGGCGACTACCGCGGTCCCGTTGATGCCGAGCGCCCGCTGACCGCCGCGGGTGCCGCGCACGCCGAGCGGCTCGCAGATGTCCTGGTGGCCTTCGGCGTGCGCAAGGTGCACTCGTCGGATTCTGCGCGCTGCCTGGACACCGTGCGCCCGTTCGCGCACCGCCGTCATGCCACCGTTGCCCACGAACCGCTGCTGAGCGAGGAGGGCTTCACGTCCTCCCAGACCGCCGCATTCATGCGCGTCGACCAGATCCTGGCCGACGCCGCGCCCGTGGTGGTGTGCACCCACCGGCCGGTCCTCCCGCCGGTCATCAAGCACGTGGCCGAGCGGCTCGGCATCCGGATGCCGTCGCGGGCACTGGCCCCCGGTGCGGCACTGGTCTTCCATCGCGGCATTGGCGTCGTGGAGCACATCGCCGCCTTCTGA
- the pstA gene encoding phosphate ABC transporter permease PstA, protein MSALLTPLGDQVKKDLQDTGPPLQDRSFRWTLFAALSVGIITLVALLVFVVWEGYPRLTPTLWQEMPSIRFPEKAGAQSAIMGSIWVIVTTALICLPVGIMAAIYLEEYGNEESRFYRFIEINIQNLAAVPSIVYGILGLGVIARALALGQTVITAALTLSLLVLPVIIISSREAIRAVPQSIRAGSLALGATQWQTIWKQVLPAAIPGIATGAILALSRAIGEAAPLLLLGAVTFITFNPDGLMSSYTVMPIQIYNWISQSREEFQVLAAALCVVLLAILLVMNAFAIYLRNRFQRRW, encoded by the coding sequence ATGAGTGCCTTGTTGACCCCCCTGGGCGACCAGGTCAAGAAGGACCTGCAGGACACCGGCCCGCCCCTGCAGGACCGGAGCTTCCGCTGGACGTTGTTCGCAGCGCTGTCCGTCGGCATCATCACGCTGGTGGCATTGCTCGTCTTCGTCGTGTGGGAAGGGTATCCGCGCCTCACGCCGACCTTGTGGCAGGAGATGCCCAGCATCCGCTTCCCCGAGAAAGCGGGCGCGCAGTCGGCCATCATGGGCTCGATCTGGGTCATCGTGACGACCGCGCTGATCTGCCTGCCGGTGGGCATCATGGCGGCCATCTACCTGGAGGAGTACGGCAACGAGGAGAGCCGGTTCTACCGGTTCATCGAGATCAACATCCAGAACCTGGCCGCTGTGCCGTCGATCGTCTACGGCATCCTCGGCTTGGGTGTGATCGCCCGGGCGCTGGCCCTCGGCCAGACCGTGATCACCGCGGCGCTGACGTTGTCCCTACTGGTGCTACCGGTGATCATCATCTCCTCCCGGGAAGCCATCCGGGCGGTCCCGCAGTCCATCCGGGCGGGGTCGCTGGCACTGGGTGCCACCCAGTGGCAGACCATCTGGAAGCAGGTCCTGCCGGCGGCGATCCCGGGCATCGCCACCGGCGCGATTCTCGCGCTCTCGCGCGCGATCGGTGAGGCGGCCCCACTGCTCCTGCTAGGAGCGGTGACCTTCATCACGTTCAACCCGGATGGGCTGATGAGTTCGTACACAGTCATGCCCATCCAGATCTACAACTGGATCTCACAGTCCCGTGAGGAGTTCCAGGTCCTGGCCGCGGCGTTGTGCGTGGTCCTGCTGGCCATCCTGCTGGTGATGAACGCCTTCGCCATCTACCTGCGCAACCGATTCCAGCGACGCTGGTGA
- a CDS encoding DUF222 domain-containing protein has product MAVLEVSRPAMRRTRIRQSLPTDHPPILDQITDLLNQLPDPLDLSSDQVVGAITTTAELRNRFDAYLTDLAGTADATHLSKSLRAGTTGMLVATATGTNPATGSAIVGTARALRTLPHVAQAYRDGQISTPHVHALREAATRITDFTDLEPALVEMATTIEPIELRRILTLLIGQCQPDHDHTTQRDKRGLSLSETPNGMYRLDGWLDAIEGRRLRDTLTAFTDPGLPGDTRTPTQARADALADILAAANANTRPLGVSGLSVLVDLDTLPDGLGATLDDGHPIGPDTFDLLSCATACAVIFGAKRKDAFVPMALGRAHRRATRWQWAALIARDRGCIRCGRAPRFCQAHHILHWRHGGLTDLSNLCLLCTRCHADLHHGHYTITTTTHGTPTITSTRAPPA; this is encoded by the coding sequence ATGGCGGTGCTGGAAGTGTCCCGACCGGCGATGCGCCGCACCCGTATCCGGCAATCCCTGCCCACCGACCACCCGCCGATCCTCGACCAGATCACCGACCTGCTCAACCAACTGCCCGACCCCCTGGACCTCAGCAGCGACCAGGTCGTGGGCGCCATTACCACCACCGCCGAACTACGCAACCGCTTCGACGCCTACCTCACCGACCTGGCCGGCACCGCCGACGCCACCCACCTCTCCAAGAGCCTGCGCGCCGGCACCACCGGCATGCTCGTCGCCACCGCCACCGGCACCAACCCCGCCACCGGGTCCGCGATCGTGGGCACCGCCCGGGCGTTGCGCACCCTGCCGCACGTGGCCCAGGCCTACCGCGACGGGCAGATCAGCACCCCCCACGTCCACGCCCTGCGCGAAGCCGCCACCCGCATCACCGACTTCACCGACCTCGAACCCGCGTTGGTCGAGATGGCCACCACCATCGAACCCATCGAGTTGCGCCGCATCCTCACCCTGCTCATCGGCCAGTGCCAACCCGACCACGACCACACCACACAACGCGACAAACGCGGCCTGTCGCTCAGCGAAACCCCCAACGGCATGTACCGCCTCGACGGCTGGCTCGACGCCATCGAAGGCCGCCGGCTACGCGACACCCTCACCGCGTTCACCGACCCCGGACTCCCCGGCGACACCCGCACCCCGACCCAGGCCCGCGCCGACGCCCTCGCCGACATCCTCGCCGCCGCCAACGCCAACACCCGCCCGTTGGGCGTGTCCGGGCTGTCCGTCCTCGTCGACCTCGACACCCTGCCCGACGGCCTCGGCGCCACCCTCGACGACGGCCACCCCATCGGCCCCGACACCTTCGACCTGCTGTCCTGCGCCACCGCCTGCGCAGTCATCTTCGGGGCGAAACGCAAGGACGCTTTCGTGCCGATGGCCCTCGGCCGCGCCCACCGCCGCGCCACCCGCTGGCAATGGGCCGCCCTCATCGCCCGCGACCGCGGCTGCATCCGCTGCGGACGCGCCCCCCGCTTCTGCCAAGCCCACCACATCCTGCACTGGCGCCACGGCGGCTTAACGGACCTGTCAAATTTGTGCCTGCTCTGCACCAGATGTCACGCCGACCTCCACCACGGCCACTACACCATCACCACCACCACCCACGGCACACCCACCATCACCAGCACCCGCGCACCACCGGCATGA
- a CDS encoding serine/threonine protein kinase — protein MPKIVNSWNDFDPLKHAIVGRADNSVIPPEEPATSEKVPIDSEMRGMWGPRPLETVEKANAQLDYYVKVLEEHGVKVDRPTPLQWNQAIGTPDFRNDSMMTCMPPRDILLTIGNEIIASANSFRCRYFEYLAYWDLMNEYFEADPDFKWTQAPRPRLTDRSYKHNYYDEKISLEDRLIRTANKDFVTTEVEPMWDAADVMRLGKDLFIQHGLTTNRKAMEWFKRYYPDLRIHAVNFPGDPYPIHIDATFVPLRPGLIINNPNRPLPQEQRKIFESNDWEIVDAAQPAHDTPPPLCYSSVWLSMNCLVLDHKTVIVEASEVHQAEQMDKLGMNVIPVPFRDAYAFGGGLHCATADVYREGTCQDYFPNQIADPTLV, from the coding sequence ATGCCGAAGATTGTGAACTCGTGGAACGACTTCGACCCGTTGAAGCACGCCATCGTCGGGCGTGCCGACAACAGCGTCATCCCGCCGGAGGAGCCGGCGACGTCGGAGAAGGTCCCGATCGACTCCGAGATGCGCGGCATGTGGGGGCCCCGGCCGCTGGAGACCGTCGAGAAGGCCAACGCGCAGCTGGACTACTACGTCAAGGTGCTCGAGGAGCACGGCGTGAAGGTCGACCGCCCGACCCCGCTGCAGTGGAACCAGGCCATCGGCACGCCGGACTTCCGTAACGACTCGATGATGACCTGCATGCCGCCGCGGGACATCCTGCTGACCATCGGCAACGAGATCATCGCCTCGGCCAACTCGTTCCGCTGCCGCTACTTCGAGTACCTGGCCTACTGGGATCTGATGAACGAGTACTTCGAAGCCGATCCGGACTTCAAGTGGACGCAGGCCCCGCGCCCGCGGCTGACCGACCGGTCGTACAAGCACAACTACTACGACGAGAAGATCTCGCTGGAAGACCGCCTGATCCGCACCGCCAACAAGGACTTCGTCACCACCGAGGTCGAGCCGATGTGGGACGCAGCAGATGTGATGCGGCTGGGCAAGGACCTGTTCATCCAGCACGGTCTGACGACCAACCGCAAGGCGATGGAATGGTTCAAGCGGTACTACCCGGATCTCCGCATCCACGCGGTGAACTTCCCCGGCGACCCCTACCCGATCCACATCGACGCCACGTTCGTGCCGCTGCGCCCGGGCCTGATCATCAACAACCCGAACCGGCCCCTGCCGCAGGAGCAGCGCAAGATCTTCGAGAGCAACGACTGGGAGATCGTCGACGCCGCCCAGCCGGCGCACGACACGCCGCCCCCGCTGTGCTACTCGTCGGTGTGGCTGTCCATGAACTGCCTGGTCCTCGACCACAAGACGGTGATCGTTGAGGCGTCCGAGGTCCACCAGGCCGAGCAGATGGACAAGCTCGGGATGAACGTCATCCCGGTGCCGTTCCGCGACGCCTACGCCTTCGGCGGCGGCCTGCACTGCGCCACCGCGGACGTCTACCGCGAAGGCACCTGCCAGGACTACTTCCCGAACCAGATCGCGGACCCGACGCTGGTCTGA
- a CDS encoding Dabb family protein, producing the protein MITHVVMMKLHDRADSHDAAQRLLAIAGRIPDLRSIEVLVDTLDRPGAYDLVLRSTHADEAGLAGYQQHPVHQDVLTWLSPRIAQRAVVDAG; encoded by the coding sequence GTGATCACGCATGTCGTCATGATGAAGCTCCACGACCGCGCCGACAGTCACGATGCTGCGCAGCGATTGCTGGCCATAGCCGGCCGGATCCCGGACTTGCGCAGTATCGAGGTACTCGTCGACACCCTCGACCGGCCCGGGGCGTACGACCTGGTCCTGCGGTCCACACACGCCGATGAGGCGGGGCTGGCCGGCTACCAGCAGCATCCGGTGCACCAGGACGTTCTGACCTGGCTCAGTCCGCGGATCGCCCAGCGGGCAGTGGTGGATGCCGGATGA
- the pstB gene encoding phosphate ABC transporter ATP-binding protein — translation MSMSVQLGEPEAQAVGRQRIVKDPVMDLRKVHVFYGDYEAVREVDLPIARKEITAFIGPSGCGKSTLLRSFNRMNDLIPGARVEGEVLYHGVDIYGSDVDPIEVRRRVGMVFQKPNPFPKSIFDNIAYGPRVLGRKKQELDEIVEHSLVRAALWDEVKDKLDTSGMALSGGQQQRLCIARCIAVNPDVILMDEPCASLDPIATSKIEDLMRQLAEDYTIVIVTHNMQQAARVSDRTAFFTAEVDDKNVRHGRLVEFDLTEDIFLKPRDRRTEDYISGRFG, via the coding sequence ATGAGCATGTCGGTTCAATTGGGAGAGCCTGAGGCGCAGGCGGTCGGTCGCCAGCGGATCGTCAAGGATCCCGTGATGGACCTGCGGAAGGTCCATGTCTTCTACGGCGACTACGAGGCGGTGCGCGAGGTCGATCTGCCGATCGCGCGCAAGGAGATCACCGCCTTCATCGGACCGTCGGGCTGTGGGAAGTCGACCTTGTTGCGGTCGTTCAACCGCATGAACGATCTGATCCCGGGTGCGCGCGTGGAGGGAGAGGTCCTCTACCACGGTGTCGACATCTACGGATCGGACGTGGATCCGATCGAGGTGCGCCGCCGGGTGGGGATGGTCTTCCAGAAGCCCAATCCCTTCCCGAAGAGCATCTTCGACAACATCGCCTACGGCCCCCGCGTCCTCGGTCGCAAGAAGCAGGAACTCGACGAGATCGTGGAGCATTCCCTGGTCCGGGCGGCCCTGTGGGACGAGGTCAAGGACAAACTCGACACCAGCGGCATGGCGTTGTCAGGTGGGCAACAGCAGAGGCTGTGCATCGCCCGTTGCATCGCGGTCAACCCGGACGTGATCCTCATGGACGAGCCGTGCGCATCGCTTGACCCCATCGCCACTTCGAAGATCGAGGACCTCATGCGCCAACTGGCAGAGGACTACACGATCGTCATCGTGACCCACAACATGCAGCAGGCGGCGCGGGTCTCCGATCGCACGGCGTTCTTCACCGCAGAGGTGGACGACAAGAACGTCCGGCACGGCCGGCTCGTGGAGTTCGACCTCACCGAGGACATCTTCCTCAAGCCGCGTGACCGGCGCACGGAGGACTACATCTCGGGCCGCTTCGGCTGA